TGCTGGTGAAGAAGACGGGAAAGCCAGAATTAAAGGATTTGGAATCGGGTTGTCCAACAACAATAAACCTGATCAAAAGCATAAAAAGGCTCGTCTCAGTATGATTCTCTGATGATTGTGGTTTTATGAAAAGATATCCCGGTTTGAAAAGACCTTTGAAAAGAACATCAATATAAAATGTGGATTTGTTAAGTGTTGTTACAAATATCATGTAGCAAgaatattgtaatgtattttaatATAACTAAGaacatttaaatcaatcaataatttCAACTGTTTGATGGCAGCTTTTCAAGATCAGACATTCTGGAACAGATGTTAGGTGAGCTGGTCTGGGCTCTCAGCTGGATGCTGATTCAGAAAACACATCGTCAGACGACACTGAAGTGCACATTCCCGTCTTGCTAGTCAGCTCACACTGGCAGTCAACATGCTAAAGGCAGATCAAGGTGACGGATGATGAAGTTACACTTATTtgtaaacactcacacatatttAGGACCATATTTGTAACTACTTTGTAGCATAAATGTAGGAATGATAATCTATTATGAATTCCTTATGAGTCATTGTTAACTATAATGAAGGGCTGCTGATGGTACATTCCAAAGAGGGTTGTGCACGAGACTGAGCAGAGGCGAGGAAATGACACTATAAATGGTGATAATAATGCATCACGTGTAGTTGTGACATTATCAGGACAATAAACAATTCCATTATTCCATCCTTTagatgttttgaaaaattgGTAAAATGTCCTCCATGACctccacaaattaaaaaaaaaaaaaaagtctgtttgcaTAGCCATTAATGGGCACCTCAGAATACTcccaagtgatttttttttgtttatgacCACTATAGCACCATTATGTGAAACTATAAGACAATAGCAACTTGCCTTGAATTctttcaaaatttattttttctggtgGATGATCTTTTAACACTCAGGAGGTTGTTTATCTGCTTTGaccaaagagaaagaaaaaacaaacatatgaaaAGTTGCATGTGAAAACGGCTCTTGTTGTCATGCTCAGAGTGGATCTCAGTCTCAGTCAAAGTCttgatcatcatcaatatcCGCTGTCCTTCAGTTTCTGCTCCACTTTGTCAGCAGTGAGGTTGTGCTGGCAGGCTCTCAGGGCTTTAATGAGCTCCTCTGCGCTGGCCTGCGCTGCCTggctcctcctccactgcttcAGCAGCTCCCGCACCGTCTCCTCCAGGTCTCTGGGATGCTTCTCCGAGATGGACTCCAGCTTGGCCTCAGTCAGACGCAGTTTGCGGCCCAGCTGACGCCACGCCCTCCCGATGTTGTCCACGATCACCTCTGTGGCGATGTCCAGCTTGGCTAGGAGAGGAGAAATTTAGAGTTTAGACCTGAGCTgtgcatcataaaaaaaaaatttcttacggtgcaaaaacagagcaaaacctACAGAGCCCCTGAAAGGTCAtggccagatttttttttggtattaccTCATTAACTGTAGGAAAACTACCAGCAGGCATCAGCAGTGAAAAAGGGAACAATGTTTATGAACCATGTTGCATAGTGAAGGAGGACACTTTCATTTTTGCCTCATACAGGGTGTTTGCACGCATTAGAGAgctacattttatgttttttttttgttttttttaaaccaaactaCAAGCCTGATTTTTGAAcaaccattttatttatttatttatttttcaaatgagcTTAAGTGTTGCAGGTAAGTATAAAAGTAAGTTCTATACATTCGGTTCAGAGGTCTGTTTTTGGTAGGAGTATGTAGAACTGAAATCTCATTATATCAGTTTTCTTTAAGTTAGATGGCAAAATGCTACTGTAATAAATCAAACcattacttttttccccacagaacTCAGGACAGGGCAGTTCATGAATTGTCTTGGATTTCTCCCTACAGTATAACTGGAAAGTAAAAAATCAGCTGGATTCATCTACAGGAAGTATTTTCACAAGAGGTGATGTGTCAGTAGAAAGGTAAGTGTTAGCCTCAGTGGTAGACCTTGGAGTGTTTTCATGTAGAAGaacttcacatttttcacaaaaataaatggagaaatggaaTTAGACAAAATCTTTTTGCGGAATTGAGgacctcataaattcaaatttaatacTATTTAATGAAATTTCTGGCCTGATATttagaaaaatttaaaaatgaaaagaaaattgtgATTAAATTATTTAGTTAACTTACTCCAGGGTTCTGTTGTACCTAGACTCTCACACTTTAggagacattcattcattattcattattaatgagccACTGAATGCTTACTGGTTggagttaacttttttttttggtaataattttgaaaatgatttaaCAGATATccaacaaatgcaaacacactgatGTCCAATTCATTCAGCATCCTCTGAAACAGGATTTAAACCTAAGACTCTATTTTGacactactactgatactactattCATAATAatacacatgtatgtgtgtgagaaatcatttcaaaatatctCACTGGTATCCAGGTTAAGATGTTATTGGCATCTGCACCAAACAGACATATCATCATCTTTTTTGACacatgctcaatttcttatttctgtttttattgttgtaatattttgtaggcgtaatgcatatatttaaacaaaattcacatacatacacattttaACAATTTTATAGATCATTTATTCAAGTTATACATACTTTTTTTATTCCAAGGCACATATTTCTATgttattaattactttttctctttcttatttAATTCTTCTTTTGAAAATCAGAGCATCTGCAACTGACTCAATTCCCCCTCAatcaagtatttctgattcttatTGTTATAAACAGCGCCCCCTGGCGGTTGGGCCGGGTGGTGCCGCCGCCTCAGAAGTTCCTCATACAGTACCTCTCTCCGTCTCGCTGGGCTGGTTGTCGCTGGGTTCCGCCAGATGCTCAGTGTCATAGTTGTCTAACTTGGTCGCCAGGTCTTGACGGTGAACTTGTTTGAGAAGGCCGGACAAAAACGTGGTGTTGTCCTCTCCCAGCTCGCCTCTTTCCGTCAGCGCTTCGAAAAGTTTGTAGCCGGTGTCCAGCTTCTCTTTGCGGTTCTTCCCGATTTTTTCACACAGAAACTTCATTTGCTCCAGCTGCTCCCGGGTCAGCGCGATGGAGATCTGCAGTAACACGGCCTGAAACTGCGACGAAGTCATTTCTGCGATGACGGTCGGCGACCTGCCTGCTTCTAGGAACTAGGAACTACGTCGACCTTTTTGCTTTCACTTCAGCTCTCTGCCAGGATTGTCGCTGTTTCACAATCACACGGTCCACAGCCACACCTCCACCTGAGCGGGGAGACACTTGGTGCATCCTCTGGCTTCAGGGACTGCTCTCCCAGCCCCACT
This DNA window, taken from Myripristis murdjan chromosome 3, fMyrMur1.1, whole genome shotgun sequence, encodes the following:
- the fadd gene encoding FAS-associated death domain protein, with protein sequence MTSSQFQAVLLQISIALTREQLEQMKFLCEKIGKNRKEKLDTGYKLFEALTERGELGEDNTTFLSGLLKQVHRQDLATKLDNYDTEHLAEPSDNQPSETERAKLDIATEVIVDNIGRAWRQLGRKLRLTEAKLESISEKHPRDLEETVRELLKQWRRSQAAQASAEELIKALRACQHNLTADKVEQKLKDSGY